One genomic window of Camelina sativa cultivar DH55 chromosome 5, Cs, whole genome shotgun sequence includes the following:
- the LOC104787971 gene encoding protein BIG GRAIN 1-like E, whose amino-acid sequence MSMKGISSAEPDKLPRRISLTHKRNSGELDVFEAAVYFSGYNEASSGDHRNTQKFGYNAAREENRRKWGILGGGGGGRRISLDLPIRCSEQVHHLHQDHHEVTTIKERLSNVRHKQPSSPGGKIASFLNSLFHQSGSKKNKSKSKSKATDPEVEEEVTGAGWMKRRRRSSISHFLSSSRSNSTTTTTTTTSSSSKSLISSSSSGFRTPPPYLNTPTKNYKQFLNYTSATKQVGEEEKKTHKDYAWLDEKLKVMESLSENQSNWADDEDDDRRIKREGYDDGMESDSSSDLFELQNYELSRGGLPVYETTNVANINNTHI is encoded by the coding sequence ATGTCAATGAAAGGGATCTCATCAGCAGAGCCAGATAAGCTTCCCAGGAGAATATCTTTGACCCACAAGCGCAATTCTGGCGAGCTTGACGTGTTCGAGGCCGCTGTGTACTTCTCCGGCTACAACGAAGCCTCCTCCGGCGACCatagaaacacacaaaagtttGGCTATAACGCGGCAAGAGAGGAGAATCGTAGGAAATGGGGAATattaggaggaggaggaggaggaagaagaatcagCTTAGATTTGCCGATCAGATGTTCTGAACAGGtgcaccatcttcaccaagatCATCATGAAGTTACAACAATCAAGGAGAGACTTAGTAACGTGAGACACAAGCAACCTAGCTCACCAGGTGGTAAAATCGCCAGCTTCTTGAACTCTCTGTTCCATCAATCAGGTTCAAAGAAGAACAAGTCCAAGTCAAAGTCGAAGGCAACAGATCCCGAAGTGGAAGAGGAGGTCACCGGAGCAGGATggatgaagaggaggagaagaagcagtATAAGCCATTTCTTGAGCTCAAGCAGATCTAATTCAaccaccaccactaccaccacgacatcatcatcatcaaaatctcTAATTTCGTCATCAAGCTCAGGTTTCAGAACTCCTCCTCCTTATTTGAACACCCCCACCAAGAACTATAAGCAGTTCTTGAATTACACTTCTGCTACCAAACAAGTgggagaagaggaaaagaagaccCACAAAGACTACGCGTGGCTGGACGAGAAACTCAAGGTGATGGAGAGCCTCTCGGAGAACCAGAGCAATTGggctgatgatgaagatgatgatcggAGAATAAAGAGAGAGGGATATGATGATGGAATGGAGAGTGATTCAAGTTCTGATCTCTTCGAGTTGCAAAACTACGAGTTGTCTCGTGGAGGCTTGCCAGTCTACGAGACTACCAATGTAGCTAACATCAACAACACTCATATATAA
- the LOC104787972 gene encoding squamosa promoter-binding-like protein 6 has product MDSWSYGRSMFLGNGTLLPSDSFAENRNFGQSLSNGLENDDDHHHVLISDLAGDSNGFSAVSISKVVPSNLLHVEVEEEEEEEKQSSSSSKFSSQELSRIDFKLRSFLDLRNDVDTSSSGFALPAKKPRASNLCSQKPLCQVYGCNLDLSSSKDYHKRHRVCDTHSKTSVVIVNGLEQRFCQQCSRFHFLSEFDDGKRSCRRRLAGHNERRRKPAFYYLPGKRHKLLRTSQGVVGNKFLENSSVSDFSLVLPEEFPGTFLYRVMDEHDHRASSRLVSFKDEPTCSMFPAVGQNSSRVYESKPAVYSPEVSSIWDLHESASRSTCALSLLSAQSQQQHIPETPNTTFSITQPNHSPVDFNQMERLWIDPGKTNPAGSSSCTVKRSSTVDLLQLSSHLQRIEQQRNFSDDVKQEYNELYFTGS; this is encoded by the exons ATGGATTCTTGGAGCTACGGGAGAAGTATGTTCTTGGGGAATGGAACTCTTTTACCTTCTGATTCTTTTGCTGAGAATAGAAATTTTGGACAGAGTCTCTCTAATGGATTGgagaatgatgatgatcatcatcatgtgTTGATTTCTGACTTGGCTGGTGATTCCAATGGATTTAGTGCTGTTTCCATTAGCAAAGTGGTTCCTTCCAATTTGTTGCACGTGGaggtggaggaagaggaagaggaggagaaacaatcttcttcgtcttcaaagTTCTCTAGTCAGGAATTGTCTAGGATAGATTTCAAACTTAGGAGCTTTTTGGATTTACGAAACGATGTTGATACCTCCTCTAGTGGTTTTGCTCTGCCAGCTAAAAAGCCTCGAGCTTCAAACCTGTGCTCTCAGAAGCCCTTGTGTCAAGTCTATGGTTGTAATTTGGATCTGAGCTCTTCGAAAGATTACCACAAAAGGCATAGAGTTTGCGACACTCATTCTAAAACTTCTGTGGTCATAGTTAATGGTCTTGAACAGAGGTTTTGTCAGCAGTGCAGCag GTTTCATTTCCTCTCAGAGTTTGATGATGGCAAAAGAAGTTGCAGAAGGCGATTAGCCGGTCACAATGAGCGACGAAGGAAACCTGCATTCTATTATTTACCCGGGAAGCGCCATAAGCTTCTTCGTACCTCTCAAG GTGTGGTAGGCAACAAGTTTCTGGAGAATTCATCAGTCAGTGACTTCTCGTTGGTCTTGCCAGAAGAGTTTCCCGGTACTTTCTTATACAGAGTAATGGATGAGCATGACCACCGTGCTAGTAGTAGACTTGTGAGTTTCAAAGATGAACCTACATGCTCCATGTTTCCTGCCGTTGGGCAAAACAGCAGCAGGGTTTATGAATCTAAACCAGCGGTTTATTCTCCGGAAGTATCCTCTATTTGGGACTTACATGAGTCGGCGTCACGCTCTACTtgtgctctctctcttctgtcaGCTCAGTCCCAACAACAACACATCCCTGAAACTCCAAACACAACTTTCTCAATCACCCAACCAAATCACTCACCAGTAGACTTTAATCAGATGGAACGGTTATGGATCGATCCTGGCAAGACCAATCCTGCTGGATCTAGTTCATGTACCGTAAAAAGATCATCCACGGTTGATCTACTACAACTGTCATCACATCTGCAAAGAATCGAACAACAGAGGAACTTTAGTGATGATGTGAAGCAAGAATATAATGAACTTTATTTCACTGGCTCCTAA
- the LOC104787973 gene encoding protein CRABS CLAW, with protein MNLEEKPTMTSKASSQAEHLYYVRCSICNTILAVGIPLKRMLDTVTVKCGHCGNLSFLTTSPPLQGHVSLTLQMQSFGGSEYKKGSSSSSSSSTSSDQPPPPTPPFVVKPPEKKQRLPSAYNRFMRDEIQRIKSANPEIPHREAFSAAAKNWAKYIPNSPTSITSGGNNIHGLAFGEKK; from the exons ATGAACCTTGAAGAGAAACCAACCATGACTTCAAAAGCTTCATCTCAAGCCGAACATCTCTATTACGTCCGCTGTAGCATCTGCAACACCATCCTTGCG GTTGGGATACCATTGAAGAGAATGCTTGACACTGTAACGGTGAAATGCGGCCATTGTGGTAACCTCTCGTTTCTCACCACTAGCCCTCCTCTGCAAGGCCATGTTAGCCTCACTCTTCAG ATGCAGAGCTTTGGTGGGAGCGAGTATAAGAAgggaagctcttcttcttcctcttcctctacctCCAGCGACCAGCCACCACCTCCCACACCACCGTTTGTCGTTAAAC CTCctgagaagaagcagagactTCCATCAGCTTACAACCGCTTCATGAG GGATGAGATTCAACGCATCAAAAGTGCTAATCCGGAAATACCACATCGTGAAGCTTTCAGTGCTGCTGCCAAAAAT TGGGCTAAGTACATACCCAACTCTCCTACTTCCATTACTTCCGGAGGCAACAACATCCAT GGCTTGGCGTTCGGTGAGAAGAAGTGA